The following are encoded in a window of Arctopsyche grandis isolate Sample6627 chromosome 4, ASM5162203v2, whole genome shotgun sequence genomic DNA:
- the LOC143910449 gene encoding uncharacterized protein LOC143910449, giving the protein MADLRTWSKELIVELLLMYQSFPCLWKIKSEEYKNKNLKEEAYKKIVDFVKERGFLNANRDFVVKKLQSLRGSFRKELKKVVDSQRSGRGTDDVYKSTLWYFDNLLFTKDQELPANSISNIDEELEDESRTNDYFYQNDISTDESVTESGAGETGQQTKVTDAAPTAMASTPRNKRKATTNYQAKFYKICTDTLKSTSKELSEFDVTGINIGKKLAKMDPLQAIYAESIINNVIRKGLLKNLSVATDVCDNYCNKKLIIHAPSSVELSSS; this is encoded by the exons ATGGCGGACTTACGCACGTGGAGTAAAGAATTGATTGTGGAATTACTTTTAATGTACCAGTCTTTTCCGTGCCTCTGGAAAATTAAGTCcgaggaatataaaaataaaaatctgaaagaggaagcttataaaaaaatagttgactTCGTTAAAGAAAGAGGATTTTTAAATGCTAATCGAGATTTTGTTGTCAAAAAGTTGCAAAGTTTAAGAGGGTCCTTCCGGAAGGAACTCAAGAAAGTAGTAGACAGCCAACGTAGTGGAAGAGGAACAGATGACGTGTACAAATCTACCCTATGGTACTTTGATAATTTGCTCTTCACTAAGGACCAAGAACTACCTGCTAATAGTATATCTAACATTGATGAAGAACTAGAGGATGAAAGCCGTactaatgattatttttatcaaaatgataTTTCGACCGATGAAAGTGTTACAGAGAGTGGAGCTGGTGAAACTGGGCAGCAAACTAAAGTC acTGACGCTGCTCCGACTGCAATGGCGTCGACACCTAGAAATAAAAGGAAGGCTACGACAAACTACCAGGCCAAATTCTACAAAATCTGCACAGATACGCTAAAATCTACCAGCAAGGAGCTTTCGGAGTTTGACGTTACCGGAATAAATATAGGCAAAAAATTAGCAAAGATGGATCCACTGCAGGCAATTTATGCGGAATctattataaataatgttattcGTAAAGGGCTACTGAAAAATCTGTCGGTAGCCACTGATGTGTGTGACAATTACTGTAATAAGAAACTTATAATTCATGCACCATCTTCCGTCGAATTATCGTCAAGTTGA